Proteins encoded together in one Hylaeus volcanicus isolate JK05 chromosome 3, UHH_iyHylVolc1.0_haploid, whole genome shotgun sequence window:
- the LOC128874173 gene encoding equilibrative nucleoside transporter 4 isoform X2 — MDENLSRGYVQLGKARGMNEFKFSNGFTHLSPPVDKRNFIYFALILGGIGFLLPYNSFIIAVDYFQARYPGTTVIFDMSVVYITMAFFAVFANNILVETLSLNTRITFGYLVSFVTLNFVVICEIWWEFFAVTTSYTINLVAVAVVSLGCTVQQSSFYGYTSMLPSRYTQAVMTGESIAGLWVSLNRIFTKSLLNDERGNTSMFFLMSNITILMCFVLHQVVRKTDFVQFYITLCQERNRITLEPTEDVGLMDPLDQVGDPSKGGNQYSAFSFSNPVYEPSAPSGNPPGSAGPTYKVEDVVVMRGAYGTQTSKPWPEIKRGLLARLEVAKIIFPYMSSIGVAYCVTLCLYPGIMSEIISCKLESWMPVILMTAFNASDVLGKLLALIPYDWKRIQLLYFSSVRIILIPLFLLCALPRGAPILSGEEYPLLFSCLLGVTNGIVGSVPMMQAPTKVPEGHRELAGNIMTLSYITGLTVGSFLAYMMDTCFGVPIQAKDVCSKIIKTTAMPVNNTTSSIFINAVSSTLPTIENVTPKIKTTVNVLSTLLTSTLVYNTTVSTLTTGIITASTTASPKLLINVTASVNNAILQH; from the exons CTTCATCATAGCGGTGGACTATTTCCAAGCGAGATATCCTGGAACTACCGTAATATTTGATATGTCGGTAGTTTACATTACCATGGCCTTCTTTGCAGTTTTTGCAAATAACATCTTGGTTGAAACGCTATCCTTAAACACGCGGATAACATTTG gatACTTGGTATCGTTTGTCACCTTAAACTTTGTCGTGATATGCGAGATCTGGTGGGAATTCTTCGCCGTTACCACTTCGTATACGATTAATTTAGTCGCTGTTGCTGTAGTGTCCCTTGGATGCACAG TTCAACAGTCGAGCTTTTACGGATACACGTCTATGCTTCCCAGTCGGTACACTCAGGCGGTAATGACTGGTGAAA GTATCGCCGGTCTCTGGGTCTCCCTAAATCGAATATTTACAAAGTCCTTGCTTAACGACGAGCGCGGTAACACATCCATGTTTTTTCTTATGTCGAACATAACCATCCTGATGTGTTTCGTGTTACACCAAGTAGTTCGCAAAACCGACTTTGTGCAATTCTATATAACGTTATGCcaagaaagaaatcgaattaCATTGGAACCGACGGAAGACGTTGGCCTG ATGGATCCTTTGGATCAAGTCGGGGACCCTTCGAAAG GTGGGAATCAGTATTCGGCATTTTCGTTCAGTAACCCCGTGTACGAACCCAGCGCGCCGTCAGGAAATCCTCCTGGCAGCGCTGGTCCCACGTACAAAGTCGAAGACGTTGTTGTCATGAGGGGAGCGTATGGTACTCAGACCAGTAAACCGTGGCCAGAAATTAAAC gGGGTTTACTCGCAAGGCTCGAAGTggcgaaaataatatttccatacATGTCGAGTATCGGAGTGGCATATTGCGTCACGCTCTGCCTATATCCTGGTATTATGTCCGAGATCATTTCTTGCAAGCTTGAGTCGTGGATGCCGGTGATCTTGATGACGGCGTTTAATGCCTCTGACGTGTTGGGCAAG CTGCTTGCATTGATACCTTACGACTGGAAACGCATTCAATTGCTATATTTTTCGAGTGTTCGAATCATACTGATTCCCTTGTTCCTGCTATGCGCGCTACCAAGAGGTGCTCCCATTCTCTCTGGCGAAGAGTatccattattattttcttgtctACTCGGTGTGACGAATGGTATCGTTGGTTCTGTACCAATGATGCAAGCACCTACCAAAGTTCCAGAAGGTCATCGCGAACTAGCAG GTAACATCATGACTTTGTCGTACATCACGGGTCTAACTGTTGGCTCGTTTTTGGCATACATGATGGACACGTGCTTTGGAGTACCAATTCAAGCCAAAGATGTATGCTCcaagataataaaaacaacagcGATGCCAGTTAACAATACGACGtcaagtatttttataaacgcTGTGTCTTCCACTTTGCCGACGATAGAAAACGTTACACCAAAGATAAAAACTACCGTGAATGTATTGTCAACTCTCTTAACGTCTACTTTAGTTTATAATACTACTGTCAGTACGTTAACTACTGGCATCATAACGGCGTCTACAACTGCATCTCCTaaactattaattaatgttactGCTTCCGTCAATAACGCGATTTTACAACACTAG
- the LOC128874173 gene encoding equilibrative nucleoside transporter 4 isoform X1 has protein sequence MDENLSRGYVQLGKARGMNEFKFSNGFTHLSPPVDKRNFIYFALILGGIGFLLPYNSFIIAVDYFQARYPGTTVIFDMSVVYITMAFFAVFANNILVETLSLNTRITFGYLVSFVTLNFVVICEIWWEFFAVTTSYTINLVAVAVVSLGCTVQQSSFYGYTSMLPSRYTQAVMTGESIAGLWVSLNRIFTKSLLNDERGNTSMFFLMSNITILMCFVLHQVVRKTDFVQFYITLCQERNRITLEPTEDVGLMDPLDQVGDPSKGQYGVLKIQTSPLGNESASGNTDFNGGNQYSAFSFSNPVYEPSAPSGNPPGSAGPTYKVEDVVVMRGAYGTQTSKPWPEIKRGLLARLEVAKIIFPYMSSIGVAYCVTLCLYPGIMSEIISCKLESWMPVILMTAFNASDVLGKLLALIPYDWKRIQLLYFSSVRIILIPLFLLCALPRGAPILSGEEYPLLFSCLLGVTNGIVGSVPMMQAPTKVPEGHRELAGNIMTLSYITGLTVGSFLAYMMDTCFGVPIQAKDVCSKIIKTTAMPVNNTTSSIFINAVSSTLPTIENVTPKIKTTVNVLSTLLTSTLVYNTTVSTLTTGIITASTTASPKLLINVTASVNNAILQH, from the exons CTTCATCATAGCGGTGGACTATTTCCAAGCGAGATATCCTGGAACTACCGTAATATTTGATATGTCGGTAGTTTACATTACCATGGCCTTCTTTGCAGTTTTTGCAAATAACATCTTGGTTGAAACGCTATCCTTAAACACGCGGATAACATTTG gatACTTGGTATCGTTTGTCACCTTAAACTTTGTCGTGATATGCGAGATCTGGTGGGAATTCTTCGCCGTTACCACTTCGTATACGATTAATTTAGTCGCTGTTGCTGTAGTGTCCCTTGGATGCACAG TTCAACAGTCGAGCTTTTACGGATACACGTCTATGCTTCCCAGTCGGTACACTCAGGCGGTAATGACTGGTGAAA GTATCGCCGGTCTCTGGGTCTCCCTAAATCGAATATTTACAAAGTCCTTGCTTAACGACGAGCGCGGTAACACATCCATGTTTTTTCTTATGTCGAACATAACCATCCTGATGTGTTTCGTGTTACACCAAGTAGTTCGCAAAACCGACTTTGTGCAATTCTATATAACGTTATGCcaagaaagaaatcgaattaCATTGGAACCGACGGAAGACGTTGGCCTG ATGGATCCTTTGGATCAAGTCGGGGACCCTTCGAAAGGTCAGTATGGAGtcctaaaaattcaaactagTCCTTTAGGAAACGAATCCGCGAGCGGAAATACTGATTTCAATG GTGGGAATCAGTATTCGGCATTTTCGTTCAGTAACCCCGTGTACGAACCCAGCGCGCCGTCAGGAAATCCTCCTGGCAGCGCTGGTCCCACGTACAAAGTCGAAGACGTTGTTGTCATGAGGGGAGCGTATGGTACTCAGACCAGTAAACCGTGGCCAGAAATTAAAC gGGGTTTACTCGCAAGGCTCGAAGTggcgaaaataatatttccatacATGTCGAGTATCGGAGTGGCATATTGCGTCACGCTCTGCCTATATCCTGGTATTATGTCCGAGATCATTTCTTGCAAGCTTGAGTCGTGGATGCCGGTGATCTTGATGACGGCGTTTAATGCCTCTGACGTGTTGGGCAAG CTGCTTGCATTGATACCTTACGACTGGAAACGCATTCAATTGCTATATTTTTCGAGTGTTCGAATCATACTGATTCCCTTGTTCCTGCTATGCGCGCTACCAAGAGGTGCTCCCATTCTCTCTGGCGAAGAGTatccattattattttcttgtctACTCGGTGTGACGAATGGTATCGTTGGTTCTGTACCAATGATGCAAGCACCTACCAAAGTTCCAGAAGGTCATCGCGAACTAGCAG GTAACATCATGACTTTGTCGTACATCACGGGTCTAACTGTTGGCTCGTTTTTGGCATACATGATGGACACGTGCTTTGGAGTACCAATTCAAGCCAAAGATGTATGCTCcaagataataaaaacaacagcGATGCCAGTTAACAATACGACGtcaagtatttttataaacgcTGTGTCTTCCACTTTGCCGACGATAGAAAACGTTACACCAAAGATAAAAACTACCGTGAATGTATTGTCAACTCTCTTAACGTCTACTTTAGTTTATAATACTACTGTCAGTACGTTAACTACTGGCATCATAACGGCGTCTACAACTGCATCTCCTaaactattaattaatgttactGCTTCCGTCAATAACGCGATTTTACAACACTAG